One genomic region from Euzebya tangerina encodes:
- a CDS encoding ketopantoate reductase family protein: protein MTRVLIAGAGSLGTVYGAFLASAGYDVQLLARPPHARQIERTGGVEVRTDGTAIQAGLQATDNPSAVAPADIVILLCKAPDTDDLLDSVQFLADDVRLALSLQNGTVGATALRAWCNPTTVVGGVSMVGATLIAPGIVAHTYDGPTYLGPRGETGADARHLLGALAADLDRVGLRVTQTERIESVEWSKLIHASPSMALTALTRLDFHHLFVQPELADVFLDMILEGVAIATASDVSIDDWPQILPIRTLADLPREEALDRIRGFGDRLVEAGQTDVRISMLQSVERGRTTEVEAIHGHLVRAAETAGVTAPVTQAVYRILAGLDRTFA, encoded by the coding sequence ATGACACGCGTGCTCATCGCTGGTGCCGGGTCGCTCGGCACGGTCTACGGCGCCTTCCTCGCCTCTGCCGGATACGACGTCCAGCTGCTGGCGCGACCGCCGCACGCCCGGCAGATCGAGCGGACCGGCGGGGTCGAGGTCCGCACCGACGGCACTGCGATCCAGGCCGGACTGCAGGCAACGGACAACCCATCTGCCGTGGCGCCGGCGGACATCGTGATCCTGCTCTGCAAGGCCCCCGACACCGACGACCTGCTGGACAGCGTGCAGTTCCTGGCCGACGACGTCCGCCTGGCGCTGTCGTTGCAGAACGGGACCGTGGGAGCCACCGCCCTGCGGGCGTGGTGCAACCCGACCACGGTGGTCGGCGGCGTCAGCATGGTCGGCGCGACACTCATCGCGCCGGGCATCGTCGCGCACACCTACGACGGTCCGACCTACCTCGGGCCTCGAGGCGAGACCGGGGCTGACGCGCGCCACCTGCTCGGCGCCCTCGCCGCCGACCTTGACCGCGTCGGGCTGCGGGTGACGCAGACGGAGCGAATCGAGTCCGTGGAGTGGTCGAAGCTGATCCACGCGAGCCCGTCCATGGCGCTGACCGCACTGACCCGACTGGACTTCCACCACCTGTTCGTCCAGCCCGAGCTCGCCGACGTCTTCCTGGACATGATCCTCGAGGGCGTCGCCATCGCGACAGCATCCGACGTCTCGATCGACGACTGGCCGCAGATCCTGCCGATCCGGACCCTGGCAGACCTGCCGCGTGAGGAGGCCCTGGACCGGATCCGCGGCTTCGGCGACCGGCTGGTGGAGGCCGGCCAGACCGACGTGCGGATCTCGATGCTGCAGAGCGTCGAGCGTGGACGTACGACCGAGGTGGAGGCCATCCACGGGCACTTGGTCCGCGCGGCGGAGACGGCCGGGGTCACGGCCCCCGTCACCCAGGCCGTGTACCGGATCCTGGCCGGTCTGGATCGGACGTTCGCATGA
- a CDS encoding nuclear transport factor 2 family protein encodes MSTSAAEDVIVAYFEAINGEDWAALQQVYATDAVVSPPGGEPIRGRPAIVAWYQAVFRRFPDHTDTPVRTIVAADGGAAAVEIEFTGRTTAGRQFAVTAVDIFDIADGRITAMRSWLDTAAFAAATQDVTP; translated from the coding sequence ATGTCTACGAGCGCTGCCGAGGACGTCATCGTCGCCTACTTCGAGGCCATCAACGGCGAGGACTGGGCCGCGTTGCAGCAGGTCTATGCCACCGACGCGGTGGTGTCGCCGCCTGGCGGCGAGCCCATTCGTGGGCGACCGGCCATCGTTGCGTGGTACCAGGCCGTCTTTCGCCGCTTCCCGGACCACACCGACACGCCCGTCCGCACGATCGTCGCGGCCGATGGCGGCGCGGCGGCCGTCGAGATCGAGTTCACCGGACGCACCACCGCCGGCAGGCAATTCGCCGTCACCGCGGTCGACATCTTCGACATCGCAGATGGCCGCATCACCGCGATGCGGAGCTGGCTCGACACTGCGGCGTTCGCCGCTGCAACCCAGGACGTGACGCCATGA
- a CDS encoding cytochrome P450, with the protein MTDTTQELISSDLLDAFEGFVRGDPSIDRHPVFERCRTEAPIFYSPALDAWVVTRHADVREVLADEERFATLREGPGSPVYGNSVLQWRGREHQKKGGIVAKRLRSARAVEEFDGFVAQTCDRLAADLIERDGPVDLKSEYAMWIPLLVIGELLDIDGAEQFRDWYHHISAGGVSSIGHPEKRERAFQALHQLWDFLDPIVEQRRRKPGDDLLSDLCTATYDGEPLPVEQIRALTGFLLTAGVETAERALSSLFVHLFTTPHDLAALRDDPSKITSALAESLRIFPPVHGTTRKALVDVVIHDVEILAGSRFVPLIVSANRDAGLFDDPHTFRLDRFSDNPERQFTGAGTILPFGAGRHHCTGSQLARIEMLHAVRALLEVASDATFVDGEPPGPDGFLLVSPDRVDVTLTPAAR; encoded by the coding sequence ATGACTGACACCACGCAGGAACTCATCAGCTCCGACCTTCTCGACGCCTTCGAGGGGTTCGTCCGAGGTGATCCCTCGATCGACCGTCACCCCGTGTTCGAACGCTGCCGGACGGAGGCCCCGATCTTCTACAGCCCCGCCCTGGACGCCTGGGTCGTCACCCGGCACGCCGACGTGCGTGAGGTCCTCGCCGACGAGGAGCGCTTCGCCACGCTCCGCGAGGGTCCGGGGTCCCCCGTCTACGGCAACTCGGTCCTGCAGTGGCGCGGGCGCGAGCACCAGAAGAAGGGCGGGATCGTCGCCAAGCGGCTCCGCAGCGCCCGTGCGGTGGAGGAGTTCGACGGGTTCGTGGCCCAGACCTGCGACCGGCTGGCGGCTGATCTGATCGAGCGGGATGGCCCGGTCGACCTGAAGTCCGAGTACGCCATGTGGATCCCCCTGCTGGTCATCGGAGAGCTGCTGGACATCGACGGCGCCGAGCAGTTCCGCGACTGGTACCACCACATCTCCGCGGGCGGCGTCTCCTCGATCGGACACCCGGAGAAGCGCGAGCGAGCCTTCCAGGCCCTCCACCAGCTGTGGGACTTCCTCGACCCGATCGTGGAGCAGCGGCGCCGCAAACCCGGGGATGACCTGCTCTCCGACCTCTGCACCGCCACCTACGACGGCGAGCCGCTGCCGGTGGAGCAGATCCGCGCCCTGACGGGATTCCTGCTGACGGCTGGGGTCGAGACCGCCGAGCGGGCCCTGTCGAGCCTCTTCGTCCACCTCTTCACCACGCCCCACGACCTGGCCGCGTTGCGGGACGACCCCAGCAAGATCACGAGCGCCCTGGCCGAGTCGCTGCGGATCTTCCCACCCGTCCACGGCACCACCCGCAAAGCACTCGTCGACGTGGTCATCCACGACGTCGAGATCCTGGCTGGCAGCCGGTTCGTGCCGCTGATCGTCTCGGCCAACCGGGACGCCGGCCTCTTCGACGACCCGCACACGTTCCGTCTCGATCGCTTCAGCGACAATCCCGAGCGGCAGTTCACGGGCGCCGGGACGATCCTGCCATTCGGGGCGGGGCGGCATCACTGCACCGGCTCGCAGTTGGCGCGGATCGAGATGCTGCACGCGGTCCGCGCGCTGCTGGAGGTCGCGAGTGACGCCACGTTCGTCGACGGGGAGCCTCCGGGACCGGACGGGTTCCTGCTGGTGTCCCCGGACCGGGTGGACGTGACCCTGACCCCGGCGGCGCGATGA
- a CDS encoding ketopantoate reductase family protein, with product MSPTTRWAVVGAGSVGSVVGGHLALAGNDVTLVDVNQVHVDAINQHGLRLGRPGLEDVVVPVPATTNPRGELGEIDVAIFLCKSWATGDAARSVEHALAADGWAVTIQNGLGNDRRLGEVFGPERAVPGTTTVGAVTHGPGEVSASAGTAAGESLTELGAPAGADQVPEGVRDVARLMTEAGLPTTASVSADVVIWTKLAMAATMAPLTGILRRTVEDVFTDRWARGLWEDIFAEVVAVARASGVDLDVEAVHAHASVTYGSVGHHITSMAADVVAGRRTEIGAIAHEVVAEAERLGVETPVLSTVGRLVSALESSYDRAL from the coding sequence ATGAGTCCGACGACGCGCTGGGCTGTCGTCGGCGCCGGCTCCGTCGGCAGCGTCGTCGGCGGCCATCTCGCGCTGGCCGGCAACGACGTGACGCTCGTGGACGTCAACCAGGTCCACGTGGACGCGATCAACCAGCACGGCCTGCGGTTGGGCCGTCCAGGCCTGGAGGACGTTGTCGTGCCGGTCCCCGCGACCACCAACCCGAGGGGCGAGCTCGGCGAGATCGACGTGGCCATCTTCCTCTGCAAGAGCTGGGCGACCGGTGACGCCGCGCGCTCGGTGGAGCACGCGCTGGCCGCCGACGGGTGGGCGGTCACGATCCAGAACGGCCTGGGCAACGACCGTCGTCTGGGGGAGGTGTTCGGCCCGGAGCGGGCAGTCCCGGGCACCACGACGGTGGGCGCGGTGACCCACGGCCCTGGCGAGGTGTCGGCGTCAGCCGGGACGGCAGCCGGCGAGTCACTGACCGAACTCGGTGCCCCAGCCGGGGCCGACCAGGTGCCCGAGGGTGTCCGGGACGTCGCCCGGCTGATGACCGAGGCTGGCTTACCCACGACCGCCTCGGTCTCGGCAGACGTGGTGATCTGGACCAAGCTGGCCATGGCCGCGACGATGGCTCCGCTGACCGGCATCCTGCGTCGCACCGTGGAGGACGTCTTCACCGATCGGTGGGCCCGTGGGCTGTGGGAGGACATCTTCGCCGAGGTGGTCGCGGTCGCCCGGGCCAGCGGCGTCGACCTGGACGTCGAGGCCGTGCACGCGCACGCCTCGGTGACCTACGGCTCGGTCGGCCACCACATCACCTCCATGGCTGCCGATGTCGTCGCCGGCCGCCGGACCGAGATCGGGGCGATCGCCCACGAGGTGGTGGCCGAGGCGGAGCGGCTCGGGGTGGAAACTCCTGTCCTCAGCACGGTCGGACGCCTTGTCAGCGCCTTGGAGTCCTCCTACGACCGCGCGCTCTGA
- a CDS encoding DUF433 domain-containing protein, with product MSADVHPELLQILDRELYAVSEAARLLRLPPQTLRNWIHGFDRGAQTYPPVLREEREDVGVRWGEFVSAAYLSFLRDDRQVSIQHMRLALAGLRSRHPEVRYPLAHFQPLTTDGTLLADDDGAVELASTGQLLIPAVVDRFANAVVWERDIARRLRPDPENHRVIVDPLQSFGIPTAGGIRTEILWELFQTGESMADIGGLYDLDLADVEDAIRFESARGEALVER from the coding sequence GTGTCTGCTGACGTGCATCCGGAGCTACTCCAGATCCTGGACCGCGAGTTGTACGCGGTGTCCGAGGCCGCGCGACTGCTGCGTCTCCCTCCCCAGACACTCCGGAACTGGATTCATGGATTCGATCGCGGTGCTCAGACCTATCCGCCGGTTCTCCGAGAGGAGCGAGAGGATGTGGGCGTCAGGTGGGGAGAGTTCGTCAGTGCCGCCTACCTGTCCTTTCTGCGCGACGATCGGCAGGTCTCCATCCAGCACATGCGGCTGGCGCTCGCCGGCCTCCGGTCCCGTCATCCAGAGGTTCGGTATCCGCTCGCGCACTTCCAGCCACTCACCACGGATGGAACGCTGCTGGCCGACGACGATGGAGCCGTCGAACTGGCGTCTACCGGTCAGCTGCTGATTCCGGCCGTCGTCGACCGCTTCGCGAACGCAGTTGTCTGGGAGCGAGACATTGCCCGACGCCTACGACCGGATCCGGAGAACCACCGCGTCATCGTCGACCCACTGCAGTCGTTCGGAATCCCCACGGCAGGGGGCATCCGGACCGAGATCCTCTGGGAGCTCTTCCAGACCGGCGAGTCCATGGCTGACATCGGTGGGCTCTACGATCTCGACCTGGCTGACGTCGAGGATGCGATCCGCTTCGAGTCAGCTCGTGGGGAGGCGCTGGTCGAGAGGTAG
- a CDS encoding AMP-binding protein — protein MNIGMIPAKWAALDPHAEAIIDVPNERRITFRDLDEQVRRLANGLRDELGLDAGDRVAILAKNSIEYQTLYFAAGRAGLVTQPLNWRLGTAELARIVGDGEPRVVIVAGELVTQGADLHDQVRVEHWLQFGPGGDGSYEALLERASDDEPPWSAQVGDDDPLFILYTGGTTGQSKGALHSHRSAYMAMVNQTVAERIVPTDVYMLTGQMYHIPVVLAMNYLAHGRPVVLINFEPQLALEVIQQEQVSAFLGITTMLNWMMAVDGFDTYDLSNLRSIMYGGGPMPSTVVRNALEAFPSDLLQGYGQTEGTTMTFLSPEVHRDAAAGRNVHRLRSCGREGFVTRLQVVDVHGNPVPRDARTAGEIVVRSEANMLGYWRRPDLTEDTLRDGWMWTGDLATWDEESFVYIVDRAKDMIISGGENIYSAQVEEAIAHHDAVLEVAVIGVPDDEWGENVHAVVVCKPGARTTEQEIIDTAREHLASYQKPKSVEFVAELPKAPTGKILKRELRKPHWDDQDRTV, from the coding sequence ATGAACATCGGCATGATCCCGGCGAAGTGGGCCGCCCTCGATCCCCACGCAGAGGCCATCATCGATGTCCCGAACGAGCGGCGGATCACCTTCCGCGACCTCGATGAGCAGGTTCGGCGGCTGGCCAACGGCCTGCGCGACGAACTCGGTCTGGACGCCGGTGACCGCGTCGCCATCCTGGCCAAGAACTCGATCGAGTACCAGACGCTGTACTTCGCCGCTGGCCGGGCCGGGCTGGTCACGCAACCGCTCAACTGGCGACTCGGGACCGCGGAGCTGGCCCGGATCGTCGGTGACGGCGAGCCACGTGTTGTGATCGTGGCCGGTGAGTTGGTGACGCAGGGCGCCGACCTGCACGACCAGGTACGGGTCGAGCACTGGCTGCAGTTCGGTCCGGGCGGCGACGGAAGCTACGAGGCGCTCCTCGAGCGGGCCTCGGACGACGAGCCGCCCTGGTCGGCCCAGGTCGGGGACGACGACCCGCTGTTCATCCTGTACACGGGCGGCACGACCGGTCAGTCGAAGGGGGCCCTGCACTCCCACCGCAGTGCCTACATGGCGATGGTGAACCAGACCGTGGCCGAGCGGATCGTACCGACCGACGTGTACATGCTGACCGGGCAGATGTACCACATCCCGGTGGTGCTCGCGATGAACTACCTGGCCCACGGGCGGCCGGTGGTGCTGATCAACTTCGAGCCCCAGCTGGCCCTGGAGGTCATCCAACAGGAGCAGGTCTCCGCCTTCCTCGGCATCACCACGATGCTCAACTGGATGATGGCGGTCGACGGCTTCGACACCTACGACCTCTCCAACCTGCGCAGCATCATGTACGGAGGCGGGCCGATGCCCTCGACGGTGGTCCGCAACGCCTTGGAGGCCTTCCCGAGCGACCTCCTGCAGGGATACGGCCAGACCGAGGGGACCACGATGACGTTCCTCTCCCCCGAGGTCCACCGCGACGCCGCCGCAGGGAGAAACGTGCACCGCCTGCGGTCGTGTGGCCGGGAGGGGTTCGTGACGCGGTTGCAGGTCGTGGATGTGCACGGCAACCCGGTGCCGCGCGACGCCCGGACGGCCGGCGAGATCGTCGTGCGGTCGGAGGCCAACATGCTGGGCTACTGGCGTCGGCCGGACCTGACGGAGGACACGCTGCGGGACGGGTGGATGTGGACGGGCGACCTGGCCACGTGGGACGAGGAGTCGTTCGTCTACATCGTGGACCGGGCCAAGGACATGATCATCTCGGGTGGGGAGAACATCTACTCGGCGCAGGTGGAGGAGGCCATCGCCCATCACGACGCGGTGCTCGAAGTCGCCGTGATCGGGGTACCGGACGACGAGTGGGGCGAGAACGTCCACGCCGTCGTGGTGTGCAAGCCCGGCGCGAGGACGACCGAGCAGGAGATCATCGACACCGCGCGGGAGCACCTCGCGTCCTACCAGAAGCCGAAGAGCGTGGAGTTCGTGGCCGAACTGCCGAAGGCGCCGACCGGCAAGATCCTCAAGCGGGAGCTTCGCAAGCCGCACTGGGATGACCAGGACCGGACGGTCTGA
- a CDS encoding phosphotransferase family protein, whose protein sequence is MTPSERAALTAWIQDKLKATVLSVHDLTRHAEGFSWETYTFTAEWRSDQQATRHGFALRREPAEGLLPPYDARRDHQLHRAVLDRSSVPVPGLHWLETDRRVLGRPFYVMDQVSGIVPVPWKPNDPRVFPDEEARARLGRHFVDVLADIHAIDLGSTERRPRSPRAGISLPSGAPGHTGADVVPPAITEILSDSGADTDDLARGEVARWADVVERSAMVREPLLDAAVLWLEGNVATSGRRALVHGDYRIGNVMVGDDGLINAVFDWELAHIGDPVFDLAWASLKLYGGRSGLMSRLLPIAEGLRRYTDRTGLEVDPAVFRFWTVFCHLRALAPYLQATQAFQSGRTHDTRLANMGHQSGHLMKFLAEELGLRATPSARSGTPDTSDPDGEDAEGDATMMQNTPERLLRGAAEAVRDVLAQVTDPDPFVRSQLRATAELLDNLAPRIEWSAADLTTLIARVRTVLEEASAASQGRVPRAAAVLATPVDDTSVATLIAQRDAHLEALRDVQAWLADTPAHPDLQIAVEQLLAWQIETDLAALRAGSAA, encoded by the coding sequence GTGACGCCGTCGGAACGCGCGGCCCTGACGGCCTGGATTCAGGACAAGCTGAAGGCCACGGTCCTGTCGGTGCACGACCTGACTCGGCATGCAGAGGGCTTCTCCTGGGAGACCTACACGTTCACCGCCGAGTGGCGCAGCGACCAGCAGGCCACGCGACACGGCTTCGCGCTGCGGCGCGAGCCGGCGGAGGGGTTGCTGCCCCCGTACGACGCGCGGCGAGACCACCAACTGCATCGGGCCGTCCTCGACCGCTCCAGCGTCCCCGTACCGGGCCTGCACTGGCTGGAGACCGATCGGCGGGTGCTGGGTCGCCCCTTCTACGTGATGGACCAGGTATCGGGAATCGTGCCCGTGCCGTGGAAGCCCAACGATCCGCGCGTCTTTCCCGACGAGGAGGCCCGGGCTCGGCTGGGGCGACACTTCGTCGACGTGCTGGCCGACATCCACGCCATCGATCTGGGATCGACCGAGCGACGGCCACGGTCGCCGCGTGCTGGCATCTCCCTACCGTCCGGGGCGCCCGGCCACACGGGAGCGGATGTCGTCCCGCCAGCCATCACCGAGATCCTCTCCGACAGCGGGGCGGACACCGACGACCTGGCTCGCGGAGAGGTGGCCCGATGGGCTGACGTCGTGGAGCGCTCCGCCATGGTTCGCGAGCCACTCCTCGACGCCGCCGTCTTGTGGCTGGAGGGGAACGTCGCCACGTCCGGCCGTCGTGCCCTGGTGCACGGCGACTACCGGATCGGCAACGTCATGGTCGGCGACGACGGGCTGATCAACGCAGTGTTCGATTGGGAACTGGCGCACATCGGCGATCCGGTGTTCGACCTTGCCTGGGCATCGCTGAAGCTCTACGGGGGCCGGTCGGGCCTGATGAGCCGGCTGCTGCCGATCGCCGAAGGGCTAAGGCGGTACACCGACCGCACCGGCCTCGAGGTTGACCCGGCCGTCTTCCGCTTCTGGACCGTGTTCTGCCATCTCCGCGCGCTCGCCCCCTACCTGCAGGCCACGCAGGCCTTCCAGAGCGGCCGCACCCACGACACGCGCCTGGCGAACATGGGCCATCAGTCTGGGCACCTCATGAAGTTCCTGGCGGAGGAGTTGGGTCTGCGAGCAACGCCGTCGGCCCGATCGGGCACACCGGACACCAGCGATCCCGACGGCGAGGACGCAGAAGGAGACGCCACGATGATGCAGAACACACCCGAACGACTCCTGCGCGGAGCCGCCGAGGCCGTCCGGGACGTCCTTGCGCAGGTCACAGACCCCGATCCCTTCGTGCGCTCGCAACTGCGGGCCACGGCCGAACTGCTGGACAACCTGGCCCCCCGCATCGAGTGGAGCGCTGCTGACCTGACCACGCTGATCGCCCGGGTTCGGACCGTGCTGGAGGAGGCCTCCGCAGCCAGCCAGGGTCGGGTGCCTCGTGCCGCCGCCGTGCTCGCCACCCCGGTCGACGACACCTCTGTGGCCACCTTGATCGCGCAGCGCGACGCCCATCTGGAGGCGCTGCGCGACGTCCAGGCGTGGCTGGCCGACACCCCCGCACACCCGGACCTGCAGATCGCCGTCGAGCAGCTGCTGGCCTGGCAGATCGAGACCGACCTCGCCGCTCTGCGTGCCGGCAGCGCCGCCTGA
- a CDS encoding nuclear transport factor 2 family protein, which yields MDATDRLAVIDTLNRYGHAYDQGDFEMLARCFTENAVFTIDGGIGDMPTQMRGRDEIVASMRARRAATEAAQRRHLITNIMMDPDGPDRVTAACYLLLGSTEEGTLRLPTTARYTDVLERDGDHWAIAQRTLRLDGSVG from the coding sequence ATGGATGCCACCGACCGACTCGCCGTGATCGACACCCTCAACCGCTACGGCCACGCCTACGACCAGGGCGACTTCGAGATGCTGGCCCGGTGCTTCACCGAGAACGCCGTCTTCACGATCGATGGCGGAATCGGCGACATGCCCACCCAGATGCGCGGGCGCGACGAGATCGTCGCCTCGATGCGGGCTCGCCGCGCGGCCACCGAGGCGGCGCAGCGTCGCCACCTGATCACCAACATCATGATGGACCCCGACGGGCCGGACCGGGTCACCGCGGCTTGCTACCTGCTGCTCGGCTCGACGGAGGAGGGGACGCTGCGCCTGCCGACCACCGCCCGGTACACCGATGTCCTGGAGCGGGACGGCGACCACTGGGCCATCGCCCAGCGGACGCTCCGGCTGGACGGGAGCGTTGGGTGA
- a CDS encoding VOC family protein, with protein MSADSSATGGHIEAYHVAFVVTDLDAAMAEFSDLLGLQWASVQVRDLAVRTPESRQDVALRFVYSSPVSGPCLIELIEGQADTVFSVPDGHGWAFHHLGLWAPDLAEQSTRLATAGAPLVATLGAGPEAAGFACHQLQHGPQIELLDAARRPGLMGWLAGAPSID; from the coding sequence GTGAGCGCCGACTCATCTGCAACAGGGGGCCACATCGAGGCCTACCACGTCGCCTTCGTCGTCACGGACCTGGACGCGGCGATGGCGGAGTTCAGCGACCTGCTGGGCCTGCAGTGGGCCAGCGTGCAAGTCCGGGACCTGGCGGTTCGGACACCTGAGTCGCGGCAGGACGTGGCGCTGCGCTTCGTCTACTCGAGCCCGGTCAGTGGCCCCTGTCTGATCGAGTTGATCGAGGGGCAGGCAGACACCGTGTTCTCGGTGCCGGACGGTCACGGCTGGGCGTTCCACCACCTGGGCCTGTGGGCGCCGGACCTGGCTGAGCAGTCGACGCGGCTGGCGACGGCCGGGGCGCCGCTCGTCGCGACGCTGGGAGCCGGCCCCGAGGCCGCTGGTTTCGCCTGCCACCAGTTGCAGCACGGCCCGCAGATCGAGTTGCTCGACGCCGCGCGCCGCCCGGGGCTGATGGGCTGGCTGGCCGGCGCGCCCTCGATCGACTGA
- a CDS encoding thiolase family protein, producing MPIAGDVAIVGLGVTPFGVLTETGYLDLVADASFAALADAGLQPEDLDAAWLGTAEPLLAGLVGDSAAAVAEALRHPLPASRVSNFCTSGMEAVRHAAMAVAAGEAEVVLAVGAEKMRDVTPRESLVAKTSNQTHPTLSKGRTAPGQFALIANRYLHVHGEDPAALAQVAVKNHRHATRNPKAHYRTEVTVEEVTSAPRVADPLGLLDCTPTTDGAAAVIVTSRDWAEQHARQYALIDGVGLFTLDGYFAMHTRSHNDFLGFEATRRAAAIAYEQAGITSPRDELDVVECHDCFTITEIVNTEDLGLVERGGGVDLLRSGATSAGGDIPVNLSGGLLSCGHPVGATGVRMVAEIADQVMGRAGDRQVPGATRGLAHTLGGPGAISAVMVLSAP from the coding sequence GTGCCGATCGCCGGAGACGTCGCCATCGTCGGCCTCGGGGTCACGCCGTTCGGGGTGCTGACGGAGACGGGCTACCTGGATCTGGTCGCCGATGCATCGTTTGCCGCCCTGGCCGACGCCGGACTGCAACCCGAGGACCTGGACGCGGCCTGGTTGGGCACCGCCGAGCCGCTGCTCGCTGGCCTGGTCGGCGACAGCGCCGCCGCCGTCGCCGAGGCACTCCGGCATCCCCTACCGGCATCGCGGGTGTCCAACTTCTGCACCAGTGGGATGGAGGCCGTGCGGCACGCCGCCATGGCCGTGGCGGCCGGTGAGGCCGAGGTCGTCCTGGCGGTCGGCGCCGAGAAGATGCGGGACGTCACGCCCCGCGAGTCGCTGGTGGCCAAGACCTCCAACCAGACCCATCCGACGTTGTCCAAGGGCCGCACGGCGCCGGGGCAGTTCGCCCTCATCGCCAACCGCTACCTGCACGTCCACGGCGAGGATCCGGCGGCGCTGGCGCAGGTCGCCGTGAAGAACCACCGACACGCCACGCGCAACCCGAAGGCCCACTACCGGACCGAGGTCACCGTGGAGGAGGTGACCAGCGCTCCACGCGTGGCCGATCCCCTCGGACTGCTGGACTGCACTCCGACGACCGACGGTGCGGCAGCGGTCATCGTGACCAGCCGGGACTGGGCCGAGCAGCACGCACGCCAGTACGCCCTCATCGACGGTGTCGGCCTGTTCACCCTGGATGGCTACTTCGCGATGCACACGCGCAGCCACAACGACTTCCTGGGCTTCGAGGCGACCCGGCGGGCGGCCGCCATCGCCTACGAGCAGGCCGGGATCACCAGCCCGCGTGACGAGCTCGATGTGGTCGAGTGCCACGACTGCTTCACGATCACCGAGATCGTCAACACCGAGGACCTCGGCCTGGTGGAGCGCGGCGGCGGCGTGGATCTTCTGCGATCCGGAGCAACCAGCGCCGGTGGTGACATCCCCGTCAATCTGTCGGGTGGCCTGCTCTCCTGCGGACACCCGGTCGGCGCCACGGGCGTCCGGATGGTGGCCGAGATCGCCGACCAGGTGATGGGCCGTGCCGGCGACCGGCAGGTCCCCGGCGCCACTCGTGGGTTGGCGCACACCCTCGGCGGGCCAGGCGCCATCTCGGCCGTCATGGTGCTGTCAGCGCCATAG